The nucleotide sequence GCGCCGACTTTCTACGCCGTGGATCCACATCCGGCAGGGCTGGATGGGATCACGCCGGCCGGATGTGCCCGGCGGGTCGCCGCCTTCCCGGCGCGGCACACCGTCCGCCCCGGCCGGCGGGCGCTAAAATGGCGGTTTTCCGCCTGACCTTCCCGCCGTGATGTCCGCCCAGCCGACCCCCGTCGCTCTTGCTCCCGACGCCGAATCCTTCGGCATCGCCTCGGTGACCGAAATCATCGCCGAGCTGCGCGCCGGCCGCATCGTCATCCTGGTCGACGAAGAGGACCGCGAAAACGAAGGCGACCTGGTCATGGCCGCCGAATTCGTCACCCCGGAAGCCATCAACTTCATGGTGACCCACGGACGCGGCCTGGTCTGCCTGACCCTGACCGAGGAACGCTGCCGCCAGCTGGACCTGCCCCTGATGGCGTCGCGCAACGGCACGCGGTTCGGCACCAATTTCACGGTCTCGATCGAAGCGGCGCAGGGCGTGGAAACCGGCATTTCCGCCGCCGACCGCGCCCGCACCATACGCACGGCGGTGGCGCGCGACGCCAAACCGTCGGATCTGGTGCAGCCGGGCCATATCTTCCCGGTGCGCGCGGTGCCAGGCGGCGTGCTGGTGCGTGCCGGCCATACCGAGGCCGGCTGCGACCTGACCGCCATGGCCGGCCTGACGCCGGCGGCCGTCATCTGCGAAATCCTGCGGCCCGACGGCACCATGGCACGCCTGCCGGACCTGGTCGCCTTCGCCCAGGCCCATAACCTGAAGATCGGCACTATCGCCGACCTGATCCAGTACCGCAGCGAACACGAATCCATCGTGCAGCGCCTGGGCGAGCGCGCCATGCAGACGGCTTGGGGGCGCTTCCGCTCGGTGGCGTATCGAGACACCGCCACCCAGTCCATCCACCTGGCGCTGGTGCACGGCGACATCGATCCCCAGCGCGAAACCCTGGTGCGGGTGCATGAGCCGGCCTCCGTGCTGGACGTCCTGGACACCGGCGCCAGCCAGCATAGCTGGGGCGTGGCGCAAGCGCTCGAGGCCATCGCCGCCGCGCCGGCCGGCGTGGTCGTCCTGATGAATTGCCAGGCGGGCGGCGAGCACCTGGCCGACCAGATCGCCGGCTGGAACGACAGCCCGGAGTCCGCCCGGACCGAGTCGCGCGGCGACCGCATGGGGCTGCGCACCTACGGCATCGGCGCGCAGATTTTGCGGGATCTCAACGTCGGCCAGATGAAACTGCTGGCGCGTCCCCGCAAAATGCCCAGCATGGCGGGATTCGCCCTTTCCATTACAGGTTACGATTGCGACCCTCCGGCGTCCCCGGTACGCTAGGAACCCCGGCTTTTTCCCGCGGGCGTCCATGCTGGCCCGTCGCGGCGCCAGTCCTTCGCACTCAACCGCCCGCAACCTATAAGGCAGTCATCGATGAATCCCTACACCTTATCCCCTGATTTGAACGGCGAGGGGCTGCACATCGGCATCGTCCGCGCCCGTTTCAACGAGGAGATCGGCCAGGCCGAACAGGACGCCTGCCTTGAAGAGCTCGCCAAGCTGGGTGTCGACGAGCGCGACGTCATGCTGGTTACCGTGCCCGGCGCGCTGGAGCTCGGCGTCACGCTGGCCCGCATGGCGGAAACCTATGAATTCGACGCCCTGATCGCGCTGGGCGCGGTCATCCGCGGCGAGACCTACCATTTCGAGATCGTCAGCAACGAGATGGCCGCCGCGATCACGCGCATTTCGGTGGAAACCGGCATCCCCATCGCCAACGGCGTGCTCACCGTGGACACCGATGAACAGGCCGAGGCGCGCGCCCCGGTAAAGGGCCGCGATTGCGCCCAGGTCGCGGTGGAAATGGCCAACCTGATCGCCGCCCTCGAACCCGAGTCCGACGACGAGGACGAGGAAGAAGAGGATGACGAAGACTACGACGAAGAAGACGATGACGACCGCCGCTGATCAAGCCGCCCAGGTGCGCGCCAACGCGCGCAGCGCGCGGCGCCGGGCCCGCGAGTTTGCCCTGCAGGGCGTCTATGCGTGGCTGCTGCGCGGCGGCGAAGGCACCCAGGATGCCGGCGAAATCGACGCCCATCTGCGCGATGCCGAAGACTTCTCCGAAGCCGACGCGCAGTGGTTCAAGACGCTGCTGCATGGCGTGCTGCAGGAAGCCCCCGCGCTGCGCGAAAAGTTCACGCCCTACATCGACCGGCCGCTGAACGAGCTGTCGCCGGTGGAGCATGGCATCCTGCTGATAGGCAGCTACGAGCTGGTGCACCACCTGGAAGTGCCGTACAAGGTCGCCATCAACGAGGCCGTCGAACTGGCCAAGTCCTTTGGCGGCACGGACGGCTTCAAGTTCGTCAACGGCGTACTGGACAAACTGGCCGCGGTGGTGCGGGCCAAGGAAGTCGCCGCGGCACCCCGCCGCTGATCGGCGGCGGCCGGCCCCAGCGGCGACATCCCAGGAACGCGCGTGCTTTCGGAATTCGACCTGATAGACCGGTATTTCAAGCGCGCCGCGCCGCGAGGCATGCTGGGCGTGGGCGACGACTGCGCGCTGTTCAGCGTACCCGCCGGCATGCAGGTGGCCACCAGTACGGACCTGCTGATCGAAGGCCGCCACTTCTTCCCGGATGCGGATCCGCGCGCGCTGGGACACAAATCCCTGGCCGTCAATGTATCGGACCTGGCGGCGATGGGCGCGAAGCCCATCGGCTGCCTGCTGGGCCTGGCCCTGCCGGAGGTACGCGAGCCGTGGCTGGCGGCCTTCGCCGAAGGCTTCCATGCTATGGCGCACACGGCCGGCTGCCCGCTGATCGGCGGCGACACCACCGGCAATCCCGGCGGGCTGGCCATCAGCGTCACGGTGTTCGGGGCGGTTCGTCCCGATGCCGCCTTGCGCCGTGACGGCGCGCGGCCGGGCGACGATATCTGGATATCCGGCGCGCTGGGGGATGCCGACATTGCCTATCGCCTGCTGAGCGGACAGATGCCGGCCGACGATGCCTTGCTGGCGCGTACGCGGACCGCCCTGGAATGGCCGCAGCCGCGCTTCGCGCTGGGGCAGGCCCTGGCCGGCATCGCCCGCTCGGCCATCGATATCTCCGACGGCCTGCTGCAGGACCTTGGCCATATCCTGCGGGCCAGCGGCGTCGGCGCCCGCCTGTACCTGGACGATCTTCCCGTCTCCGCGGCTTTGGCCGGCGTGGCGGCGGCGCGCGTGCGCCACGCCGTGCTGGCGGGCGGCGATGCCTATGAACTTTGCTTTACGGCGCCGGCCGACCGCGCCGACACCATCCGCGCGCTCGGCGCCCAGACCGGCATCGCCGTCACCCGTGTCGGCGCCATCGAAGCCGGGACAGGAATCTCGGTGCTGGACGCGAACGGTTCCCCCTTGCCCGATCTTCCGCGCGGCTTCGACCATTTCCGCTCCTCATGAATCACACCACGCCGGATCCCGAATCCGTTTCCATGCGGGCGCGCACGCGTGTCGCGTATCCCGCCTTCGCCTGGATCAGCCAGCGTCCCAGCCGCTTCGTGGCATTCGGCCTGGGCTCCGGCCTGATCCGGCCGGCGTCCGGCACCTGGGGCACGGTCCTGGCATGGCTGTTGTGGCAGCCCGCCGCCTACTGGCTGGGCGATGCGGTCCTGGGCCTGTTACTTGCTTTGGCGCTCGTGTACGGATGCTGGGCTTGCCACCGCGCCGGCCAGGAACTAAACGCGCCCGATCACGTCGGTATGGTGTGGGACGAGATGGTCGCCTTCTGGCTGGTGTTGTGGCTGGTGCCCGCGGGATGGCTGGCGCAGGTCTGCGCTTTCGTCCTGTTCCGGATTTTCGACATCGTCAAGCCGCCGCCGATTCGCTACTTTGATGCGCGCATGAAGAACGGTATCGGGGTGATGTGGGACGACTTGCTGGCGGCGGGATACACGCTGCTGGTCATGGCAATCGCAGTGCGTTTGGGAGCTTTTCAATGACGACGTTCGACAGCCACACAATCGCGCTTGCCGCCGCGCTGGGCAAGGAACTGAGCCGCCGCAACTGGATGATGGGCACCGCCGAATCCTGCACCGGCGGGCTGGTGGCCGGCGCCATCACCGCGGTGGCCGGCTCCAGCGCCTGGTTCGACCGCGGCTTCGTCACGTACAGCAACGAGGCCAAGGTCGTGGACCTTCAAGTCTCGCCCGACACGCTCAATCTCTATGGCGCGGTCAGCGAACCTGTCGCGCAGGAAATGGCCAACGGCGTGCTGCTGGAATCCCTGGCCTCGCATGTGGCGGTCTCCACCACCGGTATCGCCGGCCCGGAGGGCGGCACGCCCGGCAAGCCCGTCGGCATGGTGTGTTTCGGCTTCGCCGTGCGCGCCGGCAGCGGGATCACGACCCGCGCGGCCACCCATGTGTTCACCGGCGACCGCGCCCAGATCAGGGAGCAGGCGGTGGCGTTCGCGCTCTACGGCTTGCTCGAAACCCTGGGCGCCAAGGTCGGCGAACCCCTTCCCACCCTGGCCTGACCCCTAGCGCACCGCGTTGATCGCGTCGCGCATGTCCTTCGCCGCCTGCCCGGCGGCGTCGCGCCAATCCTTGCCGCTGGACGCGTACAGGATGGCGCGCGACGAACTGATCAACATGCCCGTGCCGGCCGCATTGCGCGCATTGGTCACGGTTGCCGTCACGTCGCCCCCTTGTGCCCCGATGCCGGGGATCAGAAGGGGCACGTCGTCTCCCACCCGCTTGCGCACGGCCGCCAGTTCGGCCGGATAGGTCGCGCCCACCACCAGGCCGCACTGGCCCTGGCTGTTCCATTTATCCGCCACCAGCCCCGCGATGTGCAGGTAGACCGGCTCGCCGCTGTCCGTCTTCAGGAATTGCAGATCCGAACCGCCGGGGTTGGAGGTGCGGCACAGGATGAATACGCCGCGGTCCGTCCAGCGCAGATAGGGCTCGATGGAGTCCAGGCCCATATAGGGGCTGACCGTTACGCAGTCGGCGTTGTAGCGTTCGAAGGCTTCGCGCGCGTACTGTTCGGCCGTCGAGCCGATGTCGCCGCGCTTGGCATCCAGGACGATGGTCCGCTCCGGATGGCGCGTGCGGATGTGCTCGCACAGCGCTTCCAGCTGGTCCTCCGCGCGAGCCGCCGCGAAATACGCGATCTGCGGCTTGAAGCTGCAGGCATAGGGTGCGGTGGCGTCGACGATATCGCGGCAGAACCGGAAGATGGCGTCGGGCTGGCCGTCCAGTTCGCGGGGCAGGCGTTGCACGTCCGGATCCAGTCCCACGGTCAGCAGCGATCCGGAGGCGCCCCAGGCGGCGTCGAGTTTTTCCTTGAAGTTCATCGTCAGTGAAGTTTTACGCGGCGCCGCGGTGGTCGCGGCTGGGTGCGCCAAGTGGCAGGCAAGAACGTGCACCGGGCGCCCCGGGGGGGCGATGGCGCATGCGGTGCCGGCTCATGGACATGACCGCGCAGTTTACCGCTTGAGATGGGCCGCGGCCGGGCACAGGCGTCCACCACACAGCGGTCCGCGGGATTCCGCCGCCATTCGCGGCGAAGTCATTGAACGAGCCGGACCACGCGCCATCGGAGCCGCCGCGCGCTTTTTTACCGTTCTGCCGTGACATAGTCTTACGTTTGACGTGTCAAAACGAAATTATTTGTCAATATAGGAAAGTGGACCAATAATCCGCTGCGCGTCCGTCCCCGCCGCTCCCGTGTCATCGGCGGCTGGCGGCGGCCGCCGATGGCCCTGCGCCATGCATAAAGGCAACGAAGCCATATCCCCGACGGCCATCGCCCGGCTTCCCTGAATCGCGTTTCCAACGTGGAGAACCCGCAATGCCCAGCAGTCTCGCGAAGTCCGGTTTTCTTGCGTCGCCTGTCGAAATTCCCGCACCGTTTAATCGCCGCGCCGTGCCGCCTCATCGAGTACGGACCTGCGTGGCCGCGCTGGCGATGGCGGTGTCGGCCCCTTCATTCGCGGGGAATGGCGGCGCTGGCGGTTCGTTCACCGTGTCAAGCCGCCCTTTCGGAGGCGCGGGAGGGACGAACGGTGATGCAAGCCAGGCCAACGGGCACGATGCGCCGTTCGTGGTTGGCGACACATCCAGGCGAGGCGGAGGTGGGGGCGCCACGAATATCACGACCGGATTCGGCGGTACCGGCGGCATGTCGGTCTTCAACAATAATCCCGTCGCTTTCCCTCCGGGCGCCACGGGCAGTGCAGGCGCGGTCGATATCTCTGTCGTAACGGGTGCAATCGCCGGCCAGGCGGGCACTCCCGCGGCCAGCGGGATGGCGTCCGCCAACGGCGGCGGCGGGGGCGGCGGGGGCGTCGGCGTAACCACGTCGAAGGATGTCGTCGTGACCGGCGGGGGCTCGGTCACCGGGGGCGTGGGTGGCGGCGTACCCATAGGCCCCAACTCCAGCGGTGGCGGCGGCGGCGGAGGCGCGGGTCTGTTCTCCACGGCGAACGTCACCGTGCAGTCCGGGGCGTCCATTACGGGGGGCGCGGGCGGTGCCGCCCGCCAGTTCGGCGGCGGTGGCGGCGGTGGCGTCGGCGTGGTGCTTGGCGGGACCGGTACGCTCGGCAATGCGGGTACGCTGACCGGCGGTGCGGGCGGCAATGCCGTGTCCGGCGCCATGTCCGCGGGCCAGGGCGGATCGGGCGGGGAAGGCGTCTGGATAT is from Bordetella bronchialis and encodes:
- the nusB gene encoding transcription antitermination factor NusB, producing the protein MTTAADQAAQVRANARSARRRAREFALQGVYAWLLRGGEGTQDAGEIDAHLRDAEDFSEADAQWFKTLLHGVLQEAPALREKFTPYIDRPLNELSPVEHGILLIGSYELVHHLEVPYKVAINEAVELAKSFGGTDGFKFVNGVLDKLAAVVRAKEVAAAPRR
- the thiL gene encoding thiamine-phosphate kinase gives rise to the protein MLSEFDLIDRYFKRAAPRGMLGVGDDCALFSVPAGMQVATSTDLLIEGRHFFPDADPRALGHKSLAVNVSDLAAMGAKPIGCLLGLALPEVREPWLAAFAEGFHAMAHTAGCPLIGGDTTGNPGGLAISVTVFGAVRPDAALRRDGARPGDDIWISGALGDADIAYRLLSGQMPADDALLARTRTALEWPQPRFALGQALAGIARSAIDISDGLLQDLGHILRASGVGARLYLDDLPVSAALAGVAAARVRHAVLAGGDAYELCFTAPADRADTIRALGAQTGIAVTRVGAIEAGTGISVLDANGSPLPDLPRGFDHFRSS
- the ribBA gene encoding bifunctional 3,4-dihydroxy-2-butanone-4-phosphate synthase/GTP cyclohydrolase II, with the translated sequence MSAQPTPVALAPDAESFGIASVTEIIAELRAGRIVILVDEEDRENEGDLVMAAEFVTPEAINFMVTHGRGLVCLTLTEERCRQLDLPLMASRNGTRFGTNFTVSIEAAQGVETGISAADRARTIRTAVARDAKPSDLVQPGHIFPVRAVPGGVLVRAGHTEAGCDLTAMAGLTPAAVICEILRPDGTMARLPDLVAFAQAHNLKIGTIADLIQYRSEHESIVQRLGERAMQTAWGRFRSVAYRDTATQSIHLALVHGDIDPQRETLVRVHEPASVLDVLDTGASQHSWGVAQALEAIAAAPAGVVVLMNCQAGGEHLADQIAGWNDSPESARTESRGDRMGLRTYGIGAQILRDLNVGQMKLLARPRKMPSMAGFALSITGYDCDPPASPVR
- a CDS encoding CinA family protein is translated as MTTFDSHTIALAAALGKELSRRNWMMGTAESCTGGLVAGAITAVAGSSAWFDRGFVTYSNEAKVVDLQVSPDTLNLYGAVSEPVAQEMANGVLLESLASHVAVSTTGIAGPEGGTPGKPVGMVCFGFAVRAGSGITTRAATHVFTGDRAQIREQAVAFALYGLLETLGAKVGEPLPTLA
- a CDS encoding phosphatidylglycerophosphatase A, which produces MNHTTPDPESVSMRARTRVAYPAFAWISQRPSRFVAFGLGSGLIRPASGTWGTVLAWLLWQPAAYWLGDAVLGLLLALALVYGCWACHRAGQELNAPDHVGMVWDEMVAFWLVLWLVPAGWLAQVCAFVLFRIFDIVKPPPIRYFDARMKNGIGVMWDDLLAAGYTLLVMAIAVRLGAFQ
- the ribH gene encoding 6,7-dimethyl-8-ribityllumazine synthase — its product is MNPYTLSPDLNGEGLHIGIVRARFNEEIGQAEQDACLEELAKLGVDERDVMLVTVPGALELGVTLARMAETYEFDALIALGAVIRGETYHFEIVSNEMAAAITRISVETGIPIANGVLTVDTDEQAEARAPVKGRDCAQVAVEMANLIAALEPESDDEDEEEEDDEDYDEEDDDDRR
- the pyrF gene encoding orotidine-5'-phosphate decarboxylase — encoded protein: MNFKEKLDAAWGASGSLLTVGLDPDVQRLPRELDGQPDAIFRFCRDIVDATAPYACSFKPQIAYFAAARAEDQLEALCEHIRTRHPERTIVLDAKRGDIGSTAEQYAREAFERYNADCVTVSPYMGLDSIEPYLRWTDRGVFILCRTSNPGGSDLQFLKTDSGEPVYLHIAGLVADKWNSQGQCGLVVGATYPAELAAVRKRVGDDVPLLIPGIGAQGGDVTATVTNARNAAGTGMLISSSRAILYASSGKDWRDAAGQAAKDMRDAINAVR